One Deinococcus sp. LM3 genomic region harbors:
- the sucC gene encoding ADP-forming succinate--CoA ligase subunit beta — MKLHEYQGKEILRQFGVNVQDGKVARTPDEVRQIAREYGQPVVVKAQVHVGGRGKAGGVKFSPTEDKAFENGEKILGMDIKGLTVNKVLVTKAVDIDAGVEYYVGMIVDRNVQSFTLMASAEGGMEIEEVAAATPEKIIKHRVDPVTGLRPYEAREVAIKAGFKGNLNKIADMMVKMSEAALKRDAVLVEINPLFVGPDGIPLALDTKFEIDDNAMYRHQDLADWRELEAEHPLEIEASKYGFAYVKLDDGNVGVLGNGAGIVMTSLDVVNRAGAKPANFLDIGGGAKAEIVYNAVKLVSKDTDVKAIFINIFGGITRADEVAKGVIQALNDGILTKPVRMRIAGTAEDEAKALLAEVGSPLIQMYATMFEAADEAAKDANAAEGK; from the coding sequence GTGAAACTTCACGAGTATCAGGGTAAGGAAATTCTGCGCCAGTTCGGCGTCAACGTTCAGGACGGCAAGGTCGCCCGCACCCCCGACGAGGTGCGTCAGATCGCCCGTGAGTACGGACAGCCCGTCGTCGTCAAGGCCCAGGTGCACGTGGGCGGACGCGGCAAGGCCGGCGGCGTGAAATTCAGCCCCACCGAAGACAAGGCCTTCGAGAACGGCGAGAAGATCCTCGGCATGGACATCAAGGGCCTGACCGTCAACAAGGTCCTGGTCACCAAGGCCGTCGACATCGACGCGGGCGTCGAGTACTACGTCGGCATGATCGTCGACCGCAACGTGCAGAGCTTCACCCTGATGGCCAGCGCCGAGGGTGGCATGGAAATCGAGGAAGTGGCCGCCGCCACCCCCGAGAAGATCATCAAGCACCGCGTCGATCCCGTCACGGGCCTGCGCCCCTACGAGGCGCGCGAAGTGGCCATCAAGGCCGGCTTCAAGGGCAACCTGAACAAGATCGCCGACATGATGGTCAAGATGAGCGAGGCCGCGCTGAAGCGTGACGCCGTGCTCGTCGAGATCAACCCGCTGTTCGTCGGCCCCGACGGCATCCCGCTCGCCCTCGACACCAAGTTCGAGATCGACGACAACGCCATGTACCGCCACCAGGACCTCGCCGACTGGCGCGAACTGGAAGCCGAGCACCCCCTCGAAATCGAGGCCAGCAAGTACGGCTTCGCCTACGTGAAACTCGACGACGGCAACGTCGGCGTGCTGGGCAACGGCGCGGGCATCGTGATGACCTCCCTCGACGTGGTCAACCGCGCCGGCGCCAAACCCGCCAACTTCCTCGACATCGGCGGCGGCGCCAAGGCCGAGATCGTGTACAACGCGGTCAAACTGGTCAGCAAGGACACCGACGTCAAGGCCATCTTCATCAACATCTTCGGCGGCATCACCCGCGCCGACGAGGTCGCCAAGGGCGTCATCCAGGCCCTGAACGACGGCATCCTGACCAAGCCCGTGCGCATGCGCATCGCCGGCACGGCCGAGGACGAAGCCAAGGCGCTGCTCGCCGAGGTGGGCAGCCCCCTGATCCAGATGTACGCCACCATGTTCGAGGCCGCCGACGAGGCCGCCAAGGACGCCAACGCCGCGGAGGGCAAGTAA
- the ileS gene encoding isoleucine--tRNA ligase, with the protein MTTEQKPLFKPVQGNPNFPALEQDILTFWKQARVFERSLEQTKEGPTFTFFEGPPTANGQPGVHHVQARSFKDLFPRFRTMQGFHVPRKAGWDTHGLPVELGVEKKLGLNSKREVEAYGIDKFNAECRASVFEYEAEWRRFTERMGYWVDLDDAYMTLHRDYIESIWWSVKNLNEKGLLYKGFRVAPYCPKDGTTLSNAEVSEGYKDIQDPSVYVPFRLTDPASLGLEDGAAFLVWTTTPWTLPYNVGVAIHPDFEYVAARDKDGAVLILAASLRGEVLGEDAEVMKTFRGSELERVAYQPLFTEAYDAEGEGKTVWMSGLDTYVSDSDGTGIVHTAPAFGEDDMRLARNYGFPVIVGVDGEGKHRFGPWKGVFFRDANTEIVRDLRARGLMWKEKNFLHAYPHCWRCGTPLMYYATESWYLNNTRLKERLIELNQTIDWHPPHIRNGRYGGWLENLIDWNLSRSRYWGTPLPVWEAEDGEYRVIGSYAELAELSGRPELTGPDFDPHRPFVDDITFEADGKTFRRVPYVMDVWYDSGSMPFAQHHYPFENTEKFENGGFPADFIAEAIDQTRGWFNSLHQIGTMVFDSVAYKSVICSGHILDEKGAKMSKSKGNVVNPWEVFDQYGADAARWYMYVSAPPELSRRFGMNLVGEAFRSYFLTLWNTYSFFVLYANLDQPDLTAAAPADQRPEVDRWLLAKVQALTATVTAALENYDPTGASRALQDFVTEDLSNWYVRRNRRRFWAGDDGADHNAYATLHTALVTVTKLTAPFTPFLAETLYQNLVRPLDPQAPDSVHLTSWPTVDEASAAPVLVAEMDAVLRVVSLGRAVRGQTGMRQRQPLPKVMVRARTAEQTQALGRFAEQIKEELNVKEVELIDQFTELVSYVLRPNLPVLGKKFGKAVPQVRAALAAADASEIARAVRDGKQFEVVAPTGERFELGPDEVLVDAQSPEGFAAQEEAGYLVAFDTTLTRELELEGLARDLVRGVQDARKKAGFEVQDRIALHLDLSGDAREAAEAWQEYLSSETLAETLVFGAGGGFEADVEGGKAYLERLETVSHN; encoded by the coding sequence ATGACCACCGAACAGAAACCCCTCTTCAAGCCCGTGCAGGGCAACCCGAATTTCCCCGCGCTGGAGCAGGACATCCTGACCTTCTGGAAACAGGCGCGCGTGTTCGAGCGTTCGCTCGAGCAGACGAAGGAGGGGCCGACCTTCACGTTCTTCGAGGGGCCGCCCACCGCGAACGGGCAGCCCGGCGTGCACCACGTGCAGGCCCGCTCCTTCAAGGACCTGTTCCCGCGTTTCCGGACCATGCAGGGCTTCCACGTGCCGCGCAAGGCCGGCTGGGACACGCACGGCCTGCCGGTCGAGCTGGGCGTCGAGAAGAAGCTCGGCCTGAACAGCAAACGCGAGGTCGAGGCGTACGGCATCGATAAATTCAACGCGGAGTGCCGCGCCAGCGTGTTCGAGTACGAGGCCGAGTGGCGCCGGTTCACCGAGCGCATGGGCTACTGGGTGGACCTGGACGACGCGTACATGACGCTGCACCGGGACTACATCGAGAGCATCTGGTGGAGCGTCAAGAACCTGAACGAGAAGGGGCTGCTGTACAAGGGCTTCCGCGTGGCGCCGTACTGCCCCAAAGACGGCACGACCCTGAGCAACGCCGAGGTCAGCGAGGGCTACAAGGACATCCAGGACCCCAGCGTGTACGTGCCGTTCCGCCTGACCGACCCGGCCAGCCTGGGCCTGGAGGACGGCGCGGCGTTCCTGGTGTGGACGACCACCCCCTGGACGCTGCCGTACAACGTGGGCGTCGCCATCCACCCGGACTTCGAGTACGTGGCCGCGCGGGACAAGGACGGCGCGGTGCTGATCCTGGCCGCCAGCCTGCGAGGCGAGGTGCTGGGCGAGGACGCCGAGGTCATGAAGACCTTCAGGGGCAGCGAACTGGAGCGCGTGGCGTACCAGCCGCTGTTCACGGAGGCCTACGACGCCGAGGGCGAGGGCAAGACCGTGTGGATGTCGGGCCTGGACACCTACGTGTCCGACAGCGACGGCACCGGCATCGTGCACACCGCGCCCGCCTTCGGTGAGGACGACATGCGTCTGGCCCGCAATTACGGCTTCCCGGTGATCGTGGGCGTGGACGGCGAGGGCAAGCACCGCTTCGGCCCGTGGAAGGGGGTGTTCTTCCGCGACGCGAACACCGAGATCGTCCGCGACCTGCGCGCGCGCGGCCTGATGTGGAAAGAAAAGAACTTCCTGCACGCGTACCCGCACTGCTGGCGCTGCGGCACGCCGCTGATGTACTACGCGACCGAGAGCTGGTACCTGAACAACACCCGCCTGAAAGAACGCCTGATCGAACTGAACCAGACCATCGACTGGCACCCGCCGCACATCCGCAACGGCCGGTACGGCGGGTGGCTGGAGAACCTGATCGACTGGAACCTGTCGCGCAGCCGCTACTGGGGCACCCCGCTGCCCGTGTGGGAGGCCGAGGATGGCGAGTACCGCGTGATCGGCAGCTACGCCGAGCTGGCCGAACTGAGTGGCCGCCCCGAACTGACGGGACCCGACTTCGACCCGCACCGGCCGTTCGTGGACGACATCACCTTCGAGGCAGATGGCAAGACCTTCCGGCGCGTGCCGTACGTGATGGACGTCTGGTACGACAGCGGCTCCATGCCGTTCGCGCAGCACCACTACCCCTTCGAGAACACGGAGAAATTCGAGAACGGGGGCTTCCCGGCCGACTTCATCGCGGAGGCCATCGACCAGACGCGCGGGTGGTTCAACTCGCTGCACCAGATCGGCACGATGGTGTTCGACTCCGTGGCGTACAAGAGCGTCATCTGCTCCGGGCACATCCTGGACGAGAAGGGCGCGAAGATGAGCAAGAGCAAGGGGAACGTCGTGAACCCCTGGGAGGTCTTCGACCAGTACGGCGCCGACGCCGCCCGCTGGTACATGTACGTCAGCGCGCCGCCCGAACTGAGCCGACGCTTCGGCATGAACCTCGTGGGCGAGGCGTTCCGCTCGTACTTCCTGACGCTGTGGAACACGTACTCGTTCTTCGTGCTGTACGCGAACCTCGACCAGCCGGACCTGACGGCCGCCGCGCCCGCCGATCAGCGCCCCGAGGTGGACCGCTGGCTGCTCGCCAAGGTGCAGGCCCTGACCGCCACCGTCACGGCCGCGCTGGAGAACTACGACCCGACCGGGGCCAGCCGCGCCCTGCAGGACTTCGTGACCGAGGACCTGAGCAACTGGTACGTCCGGCGCAACCGCCGCCGCTTCTGGGCGGGCGACGACGGCGCCGACCACAACGCCTACGCCACGCTGCACACCGCGCTCGTCACGGTCACGAAACTGACCGCGCCGTTCACGCCGTTCCTGGCCGAGACGCTGTACCAGAACCTCGTGCGGCCCCTGGACCCGCAGGCCCCCGACAGCGTTCACCTGACCTCCTGGCCGACCGTGGACGAGGCCAGCGCCGCGCCCGTCCTGGTCGCCGAGATGGACGCCGTGCTGCGCGTCGTCAGCCTGGGCCGCGCCGTGCGAGGGCAGACCGGGATGCGCCAGCGTCAGCCGCTCCCGAAGGTCATGGTGCGCGCCCGCACCGCCGAGCAGACCCAGGCACTGGGCCGCTTCGCCGAGCAGATCAAGGAGGAACTGAACGTCAAGGAGGTCGAACTGATCGACCAGTTCACGGAACTCGTCAGTTACGTGCTGCGCCCCAACCTCCCGGTCCTGGGCAAGAAGTTCGGGAAGGCCGTCCCGCAGGTCCGCGCCGCTCTGGCCGCCGCCGACGCCAGCGAGATCGCCCGCGCTGTGCGCGACGGCAAGCAGTTCGAGGTCGTGGCACCCACTGGTGAACGCTTCGAACTCGGGCCGGACGAGGTCCTCGTGGACGCCCAGTCCCCCGAAGGCTTCGCCGCGCAGGAGGAAGCCGGGTACCTCGTCGCGTTCGACACCACCCTGACCCGCGAACTGGAACTCGAGGGACTGGCCCGCGACCTCGTGCGCGGCGTGCAGGACGCCCGCAAGAAGGCCGGGTTCGAGGTGCAGGACCGCATCGCCCTGCACCTGGACCTGAGCGGCGACGCCCGCGAGGCCGCCGAAGCGTGGCAGGAGTACCTGAGCAGCGAGACGCTGGCCGAGACGCTGGTGTTCGGTGCGGGCGGCGGCTTCGAGGCGGACGTGGAAGGCGGGAAGGCCTACCTGGAACGCCTGGAGACCGTCAGTCACAACTGA
- the bshA gene encoding N-acetyl-alpha-D-glucosaminyl L-malate synthase BshA codes for MKVAVLCHASAGGSGVVATELGLQVARAGHEVHFVGSAQPFRLGGHGGMRGPYFHQVSAYAYALFDQPYPELAAANTLTEVILEHGVELSHAHYAIPHATAAIHARAITGRSRVMTTLHGTDVTLVGLEPAFRHTTRHAIEKSDHVTAVSSYLAQHTQEVFGVEREIEVIHNFVDSERFVRVTDPAVRARFAHPDEALLVHVSNFRPVKRPEDVVQVFARVASEIPARLLMIGDGPERPRVFELAQQLGVIGRTHFLGSFPDVETVLGISDLFLLPSRQESFGLAALEAMSCEVPVVSSNAGGIPEVVEQGVTGFMADVGDVDTMADAALRILRNRELYLQMGAAGRAAAVGRFHPSLIVPQYIRAYERTALGVTS; via the coding sequence ATGAAGGTCGCGGTGCTGTGTCACGCCAGCGCGGGCGGATCGGGTGTGGTGGCGACCGAACTGGGCCTGCAGGTGGCCCGCGCCGGTCATGAGGTTCACTTTGTGGGGTCGGCGCAGCCGTTCCGTCTGGGCGGGCACGGCGGGATGCGCGGGCCGTACTTTCATCAGGTGAGCGCCTACGCGTACGCGCTGTTCGATCAGCCGTACCCGGAACTGGCGGCGGCGAACACCCTGACCGAGGTGATCCTCGAGCATGGGGTGGAACTGTCTCACGCGCACTACGCCATTCCGCACGCCACGGCCGCCATTCACGCGCGGGCCATCACCGGCCGCTCGCGGGTGATGACCACCCTGCACGGCACGGACGTCACGCTGGTCGGGCTGGAACCCGCGTTCCGGCACACGACCCGGCACGCCATCGAGAAGAGTGACCACGTGACGGCCGTGTCCAGTTACCTCGCGCAGCACACGCAGGAGGTGTTCGGAGTGGAGCGGGAGATCGAGGTGATTCACAACTTCGTGGACAGCGAACGCTTCGTGCGCGTAACGGACCCGGCGGTGCGGGCGCGGTTCGCGCATCCGGACGAGGCGCTGCTGGTGCACGTCAGCAACTTCCGGCCCGTGAAACGCCCGGAGGACGTGGTGCAGGTGTTCGCGCGCGTGGCCAGCGAGATTCCGGCGCGGCTGCTGATGATCGGGGACGGCCCGGAGCGCCCGCGCGTGTTCGAGCTGGCGCAGCAGCTCGGCGTGATCGGGCGCACGCACTTCCTGGGGTCGTTCCCGGACGTGGAGACGGTGCTGGGCATCAGCGACCTGTTCCTGCTGCCCAGCCGGCAGGAGAGTTTCGGTCTGGCGGCCCTGGAAGCCATGAGTTGCGAGGTGCCGGTCGTCTCGTCGAACGCGGGCGGCATTCCGGAGGTCGTGGAGCAGGGCGTGACGGGCTTCATGGCGGACGTGGGCGACGTGGACACCATGGCGGACGCTGCGCTACGCATCCTGCGCAACCGGGAGCTGTACCTGCAGATGGGCGCGGCGGGCCGGGCGGCGGCCGTGGGACGCTTTCATCCCAGCCTGATCGTGCCGCAGTACATCCGCGCCTACGAACGCACGGCCCTCGGCGTGACGTCCTGA
- a CDS encoding DegV family protein produces the protein MIAVVTDSTCDLHPDSARQLGIHVVPLQVHMRDRTLLDWQEVDPDAVYDHLRAGGTVTTSPVPADTFAARYRELLATHDQVISIHLSGKLSETVRHARQAAESTGESSRIHVVDSELACGPLAEVVMAARDAVQAGADLQAAAQAVHATRNRIHSELSVATLDYLRRSGRIGRAQAFLGSVLGVRPILNFEAGQLKAVRRARVDQAAGDMLGNLRERFGTRPLSVTIMHAGRDTTRINALREAMTASGLNVQKGRVQLMGPVIGAHVGPGTYGFSALPLDG, from the coding sequence ATGATTGCCGTTGTCACCGACTCGACCTGCGACCTGCACCCCGACAGTGCCCGGCAACTCGGCATTCACGTCGTTCCCCTGCAGGTGCACATGCGCGACCGCACCCTCCTGGACTGGCAGGAAGTGGACCCGGACGCCGTGTACGACCATCTGCGTGCCGGCGGCACCGTCACGACCTCGCCCGTCCCGGCCGACACCTTCGCCGCCCGCTACCGCGAACTGCTCGCCACGCATGATCAGGTGATCAGCATTCACCTGTCCGGCAAGCTCTCCGAGACCGTCCGTCACGCCCGGCAGGCCGCCGAGAGCACCGGCGAGAGCAGCCGCATTCACGTGGTGGACAGCGAACTGGCCTGCGGCCCGCTGGCCGAGGTGGTCATGGCCGCCCGCGACGCCGTCCAGGCCGGCGCGGACCTTCAGGCCGCCGCGCAGGCCGTCCACGCGACCCGCAACCGCATCCACTCGGAACTCAGTGTCGCCACCCTCGACTACCTTCGCCGCAGCGGCCGCATTGGCCGCGCCCAGGCGTTCCTGGGCAGTGTCCTCGGCGTGCGCCCCATCCTGAACTTCGAGGCCGGGCAGCTGAAAGCCGTGCGCCGCGCCCGCGTCGATCAGGCGGCCGGCGACATGCTCGGCAACCTGCGCGAACGCTTCGGCACCCGGCCCCTGAGCGTCACCATCATGCACGCCGGCCGCGACACGACCCGCATCAACGCCCTGCGCGAAGCCATGACCGCCAGCGGCCTGAACGTCCAGAAAGGCCGCGTGCAGCTCATGGGCCCGGTCATCGGCGCGCACGTCGGCCCCGGCACCTACGGCTTCAGCGCCCTGCCCCTCGACGGCTGA
- a CDS encoding YbjN domain-containing protein, whose product MTMETALLTLDTLAKYLKEKEVQLDMEENNGQRFIRMGWRFEMGDAAVLVSVNDGPNNTSRLEVTCVTQKQYNDRRNEVVNMLNDRNRERAFARSIDADGNVWLEYVGFYPTLAEMPQETFDTLFGGVLMHFQDDYATLEGYVAQNGPQLQQPQA is encoded by the coding sequence ATGACGATGGAAACGGCTCTGCTGACCCTGGATACCCTTGCGAAGTATCTCAAGGAAAAAGAAGTTCAGCTGGACATGGAAGAGAACAACGGTCAGCGGTTCATCCGCATGGGCTGGCGCTTCGAGATGGGCGACGCGGCCGTGCTGGTCAGCGTGAACGACGGCCCGAACAACACCAGCCGTCTGGAAGTGACCTGCGTGACCCAGAAGCAGTACAACGACCGCCGCAACGAGGTCGTGAACATGCTGAACGACCGCAATCGCGAGCGGGCCTTCGCGCGTTCCATCGACGCCGACGGCAACGTGTGGCTGGAGTACGTGGGCTTCTACCCCACCCTGGCCGAGATGCCCCAGGAGACCTTCGACACGCTGTTCGGCGGCGTGCTGATGCACTTCCAGGATGACTACGCGACCCTGGAAGGCTACGTGGCCCAGAACGGCCCGCAGCTGCAGCAGCCTCAGGCCTGA
- a CDS encoding RlpA-like double-psi beta-barrel domain-containing protein, with product MLATTALAAALGSAQAGSYRVQAGDTLWEIARAHSVSVQALLDLNRGQGAAIRPGDVLNVPDGRAAQVPAPRTGQVATVRATGVGAADAVFQQGQAVYYGGRRDARTVMTAAHLTLPFGTWVRVTHARTGRSVDVLINDRGPFGVASRVIDVSREAAAALGILSEGVAPVTLSVLSRP from the coding sequence GTGCTGGCGACCACCGCGCTGGCGGCGGCGCTGGGGTCGGCGCAGGCCGGCTCTTACCGCGTGCAGGCCGGCGATACCCTGTGGGAGATCGCGCGGGCGCACAGCGTGAGCGTGCAGGCGCTGCTGGACCTGAACCGTGGGCAGGGCGCGGCGATCCGGCCGGGTGACGTGCTGAACGTGCCGGACGGCCGCGCGGCCCAGGTGCCGGCGCCGCGGACGGGGCAGGTGGCGACCGTGCGGGCCACCGGGGTGGGCGCGGCCGACGCGGTGTTCCAGCAGGGGCAGGCGGTGTACTACGGGGGCCGCCGGGACGCACGGACCGTCATGACGGCCGCGCACCTGACGCTGCCGTTCGGGACGTGGGTGCGGGTGACGCACGCGCGGACGGGCCGCAGCGTGGACGTGCTGATCAACGACCGGGGGCCGTTCGGGGTGGCGTCGCGGGTGATCGACGTGTCCCGTGAGGCGGCGGCGGCGCTGGGCATCCTGAGCGAGGGGGTCGCGCCCGTGACCCTGAGTGTCCTGAGCCGACCCTGA
- the sucD gene encoding succinate--CoA ligase subunit alpha, with amino-acid sequence MGILVDNNSRVIVQGMTGREGASHSRAMKDFGTQVVAGVTPGKGGTDFEGWPVYNSVAEAKAAHDANVSIIFVPPAGAADAVLEAAHAGMPLIVLITEGVPTVDMMKAVQEVKALDAQSRAEGGQGIRLIGGNCPGLVTNGQAKVGIMPNKIYTNPGRIGLISRSGTLTYEAAKLLNDAGMGTSTTVGIGGDPVIGTTFADVLPLFEADPDTDAIVVIGEIGGADEEAAAEYIAQHMKKPVVAFISGRSAPKGKRMGHAGAIIMGDVGTPESKLAAFAAANVPVADTMPEIIDMVKAALNK; translated from the coding sequence ATGGGCATTCTCGTTGACAACAACAGCCGCGTGATCGTGCAGGGCATGACCGGCCGCGAGGGCGCGAGCCACAGCCGCGCCATGAAGGACTTCGGCACGCAGGTCGTCGCGGGCGTCACGCCCGGCAAGGGCGGCACCGACTTCGAAGGCTGGCCCGTGTACAACAGCGTCGCCGAGGCGAAAGCCGCGCACGACGCCAACGTCAGCATCATCTTCGTGCCCCCGGCCGGCGCCGCTGACGCCGTGCTGGAAGCCGCGCACGCCGGCATGCCCCTGATCGTCCTGATCACCGAGGGCGTGCCCACCGTCGACATGATGAAGGCCGTGCAGGAAGTCAAGGCGCTCGACGCGCAGAGCCGCGCCGAAGGTGGCCAGGGCATCCGCCTGATCGGCGGCAACTGCCCCGGTCTGGTCACCAACGGCCAGGCGAAGGTCGGCATCATGCCCAACAAGATCTACACCAACCCCGGCCGCATCGGCCTGATCAGCCGCTCCGGCACGCTGACCTACGAGGCCGCCAAGCTGCTGAACGACGCGGGCATGGGCACCAGCACCACCGTCGGTATCGGCGGCGACCCCGTGATCGGCACGACCTTCGCGGACGTGCTGCCCCTGTTCGAGGCCGACCCTGACACCGACGCCATCGTCGTGATCGGCGAGATCGGCGGCGCGGACGAGGAAGCGGCCGCCGAGTACATCGCCCAGCACATGAAGAAGCCCGTCGTGGCCTTCATCAGTGGCCGCAGCGCGCCCAAGGGCAAGCGCATGGGTCACGCCGGCGCGATCATCATGGGCGACGTGGGCACCCCGGAAAGCAAACTGGCTGCGTTCGCCGCTGCGAACGTCCCGGTCGCCGACACCATGCCCGAGATCATCGACATGGTCAAGGCCGCCCTCAACAAGTAA
- a CDS encoding Xaa-Pro peptidase family protein encodes MSQLEQLRAAMGRAGVDALWISDAANVRYLSGFTSGKDGKVLVTPQGETLYTDARYTVQAAQESRLPQFIARPPATLEHAAPGLADLRVGFEAESLTVAELEQLRAYWPQATLVGTAGLLSDLRMVKSPDEVQAVRDAQALADRVFAQVRPMIRAGVRELDVALEIESLLRRAGAESAFEIIVASGPRGAMPHGVASDRVIEDGELVTVDMGARLNGYNSDMTRTVAVGTPSPEMARVYRAVLEAEEAAVQAVQPGVSGADLDALARGILTGHGLGEAFAHSLGHGVGLMVHEGPSLRGSSEDVLRPGMIVTVEPGAYLPDVGGVRIEDLVLVTEDGHEVLSRSEKEVL; translated from the coding sequence ATGAGTCAACTGGAGCAGTTGCGCGCCGCCATGGGCCGCGCCGGAGTGGACGCCCTGTGGATCAGCGACGCGGCGAACGTGCGGTACCTGAGCGGGTTCACGAGCGGCAAGGACGGCAAGGTGCTGGTCACGCCGCAGGGCGAGACGCTGTACACCGACGCGCGGTACACGGTGCAGGCGGCGCAGGAGTCACGCCTGCCGCAGTTCATAGCGAGGCCGCCCGCCACGCTGGAGCACGCCGCGCCGGGCCTCGCGGACCTGCGCGTGGGCTTCGAGGCCGAGAGCCTGACCGTGGCCGAACTGGAGCAGTTGCGGGCGTACTGGCCGCAGGCGACGCTGGTGGGTACCGCCGGGCTGCTCTCAGACCTGCGGATGGTCAAGTCGCCGGACGAGGTGCAGGCCGTGCGGGACGCGCAGGCACTGGCCGACCGGGTGTTCGCGCAGGTGCGCCCCATGATCCGTGCGGGCGTACGCGAGCTGGACGTGGCGCTGGAGATCGAGTCGCTGCTGCGCCGCGCCGGGGCCGAGAGTGCCTTCGAGATCATCGTGGCGAGCGGGCCGCGCGGGGCGATGCCGCACGGCGTGGCGTCGGACCGCGTGATCGAAGACGGTGAGCTGGTCACGGTGGACATGGGCGCGCGCCTGAACGGGTACAACAGCGACATGACCCGCACGGTCGCGGTGGGCACGCCCAGCCCCGAGATGGCCCGCGTGTACCGCGCGGTGCTGGAAGCCGAGGAGGCGGCGGTGCAGGCGGTGCAGCCCGGCGTAAGCGGCGCGGACCTGGACGCCCTGGCGCGCGGCATCCTGACCGGGCACGGGCTGGGCGAGGCGTTCGCGCACTCGCTGGGGCACGGGGTGGGCCTGATGGTCCACGAGGGCCCCAGCCTGCGCGGCAGCAGCGAGGACGTGCTGCGACCCGGCATGATCGTGACCGTCGAGCCCGGCGCGTACCTGCCGGACGTGGGCGGCGTGCGGATCGAGGATCTGGTGCTGGTCACCGAGGACGGCCACGAGGTCCTGAGCCGCAGCGAGAAGGAAGTCCTGTGA